A window of Kyrpidia spormannii genomic DNA:
CGGCTGAAACGAGCCGCAGCGACTTGCGGGAAAGGCGGGAATCCGTGGCAGGGACGGTTCTGGGCGCCGACAAGGCGGCCGGGGTCGTCCCTTTGCGTTTTTATCCAGAACCGACTACGATGAGGGCGGATCCCGGTTGCTCCGCTCCGGGGAGGGCCGAGATCAAAGGTGCGGGAGAAAAATATGCAAAATGCGGTGGCGGGGGGTGGCGCGGGTTGATCGTGGCTGTAGGTGTGGATGTGGTGGAGATAAGCCGCATCCGGGAGAGTCTGAGGAGGCGGGGGAACCGCCTGGCCGAACGAATCCTGGGGGCGGCGGAGAAAAAGGAGTATGCGGGACGGCGGGACCCGGTCGCGTTCTTGGCGGGGCGCTTTGCCGCGAAGGAGGCGGTGGCAAAGGCGCTCGGAACGGGGATCGGGAAGGTGGGCTTTCAAGAGATTGAGATTGCGGGGGGGCGGGGGGCCCCCGAAGTGCAACTGTCCGGGAAGGCGGCGGAGGTGGCGGGGGAGCGTGGGATTGTCAAATGGCACCTGTCCCTTTCTCACGGCAGGGAAACGGCGGTGGCGTTTGTTGTGGCAGAAGGTGTGGGACATCGGGAAGTCAACTGATGGAAGCGGTGGGGATGGCAGCAGAGGAGATAGATGGCCGCGGTTGTCCCGTATGGAGGAGAGGGGCCCCGGCATCCTTGTACATAAGTGCGGACCGGGACGAATATACCTGTGATGCGGAGGGAAACGCCGTGTATCTGGTCTCGAATGCGGAGATGCGCAGGTTGGACCGCTATACCATCGAGGAGGTGGGGATTCCCGCCATCGTGCTGATGGAGAATGCCGCGGCGGGTGTCGCGGAGTGGGCTGCGGAATTGACGCCTGCGGGCGGGCGCATTGTGGTGGCGGCGGGCAAAGGAAACAACGGCGGTGACGGACTGGCGGCCGCCCGGC
This region includes:
- a CDS encoding holo-ACP synthase; the encoded protein is MIVAVGVDVVEISRIRESLRRRGNRLAERILGAAEKKEYAGRRDPVAFLAGRFAAKEAVAKALGTGIGKVGFQEIEIAGGRGAPEVQLSGKAAEVAGERGIVKWHLSLSHGRETAVAFVVAEGVGHREVN